GATAACGCTCGGCGATCTGTCGCCAGAGTGCCAGGAACCGCTCGCGGTGGGCGTCCGGCAGTTTCATGATCTCGTCGTAGTGATGGATGTTGACGATCGCCCGCAGTCCGCGGCGCAACGACTGTTCGATGGCCCAATCGACTCGCCTGGCAAACTCGGCCTCGATGCGAAACGGCGCCGCCTGCTGGGCATGGTTCGACCAGCGGACCGGTATGCGGACCGAGTCGAAGCCGGCCCGCCGAATCGCCTCGAAATACGCTTCCTTCAGCGTCACGCCCCATTCACCTTCGTGGGGCGCTTCGAGCGCGTTGCCCAGGTTCACGCCGCGTCCAAAGACGGGCTTCAACTGCACAAAGAACGGATCGCTTTCGTACTCCTGCGACTGCGCGTCGAAGCGGACTGCCCGGATCGTCTCGACAAAAAAGTGGTAGGCGCGGCCGGGCCGATCGAGCAGCACCTCGAAGGAGACGATGTTCTTCAGGTCGAGCGGATGGCCGGGATCACCGTGCCAGACACCGAAGGGAACGACGACGGTGGCCTTGCCGTGCGGCGGCGCGGTGGCCGATTCGACGTTGCAGTGATTCCGCCCGTCGGCGCCGGGATTGTTGACGCTCAGCAACACGCGGACCGACACGTCCTGCGGGTTGCGAACGTCCATCTCGACCCCGTCGAAGCCTGAGAGATTCCATTTTCCCTCGCGCGGCTCGATGTAAATGCCGGGATACGCGGCGTCGGCGTCGGTCGTAACCTCCAGCACAGGCCCGGCACCGTTGCGTTTGATCTCGGCCTTGGCCTGCGCAGGCCGCAACGTGACGGCCTGCTGGTCGCGAAAATCGACCAGCGCTCGCGGACCTGGCGGCGGTTCGGCGGCGGGACTGACGTCGCTCATCGCCAGGGCGCCAATGCTGACGGCGACGGTTGACAGCAAACGGGACGAGAGGGGTAGAGTTCGCATGGGATTAATGCAGAACGGGCAAGGGATCTGACGGCAAGTCGATGAGCTTGACAACGATTTGTTTCCCGACCGCGCCGGCATAGCGTTGCAGCGTTGTCATCGTCGGATTGCCATGCACGCCGGTTTCCAACTTGCTGATCGCTCCGCGGTCCATGCCTGTTCGCTCAGCGACGTCCGCGAGGCTAAGTCCAGCATCTTCACGCGCCTTGCGCAGTGCGGAAATTGTTTGCAGCAACTCCACATAGTCTTCCAACGGCACTGGGTCGCTGTATTCGCCGCTGGCCACCAACTGCTCCAACGTGGGCTTGTCCCGCTGTGCCTGCGCACGAATCGCCTCGATCCGCGCTTTTTGCTCGGGAGTGCGTTCGATCTTCATTTGACGTCTGCGGATAGGCATCGCAATTCTCAACGCGGTTCGGGTACGTCGTAGGCCGTAATCGGGTACGCGATGAGCGGTGAATCGCTCACACGCTCCCAAATCACCGCCAGATGTCGTCCCGTCGTCGTATATCCAAATGTCGTCGGATTACCACTGGATCTGCTTTCGACCGTTGGATTTCGCGGGTTGTGCAGCACGTCTTCAACTTCATCCTTCGTCACACCGTGTTCGGCAATATGCTGCACGTTTCCTTGCGGCTCGTCGTCCAAGTCCCAGATGATGTCGATCAGCACAGTGGTGGCTCCAACTCTGTTGAAATATATTGCAGCAGCCGCCTAGAGGCAAGGGAGCGCGTTTGGAAAGCCGATCGCCAGACCAAGCCGTCTTTTGCCGCCTCCACGATTGGACGTATGATGCACACATGAAGCTCATCAAGGTCTCGGCGGCGGTGCTGAACCAGACGCCGCTCGATTGGGAAGGAAACAAGGCCCGCATCCTGGCCGCCCTCGAGGCCGCGCGGTCCGCGGGCGTCTCGCTCGTCTGCCTGCCGGAGCTGTGCATCACCGGCTATGGCTGCGAAGACGCCTTCCTGTCGCCGGGCTTGCAGAGCATGGCTTTGCGGGTGCTGGGCGAAATCGTGCCCCAAACGCGCGGCATGATCGTGTCGATCGGCCTGCCGCTGCTTTATCATCACGGACTGTTCGACGTGGCCTGCCTGGCGGCCGACGGACAGATTCTCGGTTTCACCGCCAAGCGCTTTCTGGCGGGCGACGGAATTCACTACGAGCCGCGATGGTTCAAGCCCTGGCCCGCCGGGCACCGCGGCCAGGTCTCCGTGCTCGGCCGCGACTATCCGCTGGGCGACATTCATTACAACTGCGGCGGACTGAAAATCGGCTTTGAGATTTGCGAAGATGCCTGGGTCGCCAATCGGCCCGGCAGCGAGCTGGCGCTGCGCGGCGTCGACGTCATCTTCAACCCCAGCGCCAGCCATTTCGCCTTCGGCAAGGCCGAAATCCGCCACCGCTTCGTGCTGGAAGGGTCACGGGCATTCGGCGTCAGCTACCTTTACTCAAACCTGCTGGGCAACGAAGCGGGCCGCGCGATCTACGACGGCGGCGCTCTCATCGCGTCCGGCGGAAAGCTGCTGGCGGCCGGACCGCGGTTCTCCTTCGCCGACTTTCAGTTGACCAACGCCCTGATCGACGTCGATGCCACGCGGATGGCCCAGTCTCGCACCGGCAGCTTTTCGCCCAGCGTCGAAAGCGAAGTCGACTGCGTCCGCGCCGCGTTCGACTTTCCCACGCTCGTGCCCGAAGTCGAAGCCGCGACGGTGGCGGGCTGGGAAAAAGGCCCCCACGTCAAAGAAGAGGAGTTCGCCTGTGCCATCAGTCTCGGATTGTTCGATTATTTGCGCAAGAGCCGCTCGTGCGGCTATGTGGTGTCATTGTCCGGCGGGGTCGATTCGGCCACCGTGGCATGCCTGGCGGCGATGGGCGTGGAGTTCGGCGTGCGAGAGCTGGGTCTCGACGGCCTTCTTCGCAAGCTGCCTTACTTGCCGCGCGGCCGCGAGGTCCGCTCGGCGGCCGATCTGGTCCGCGTGCTGCTGGCATGCGTCTATCAATCGACGTGCAACAGCTCGCAGGCCACGCGCGACGCCGCCCGCGGCGTGGCCGAAGCGATCGGCGCCGAGTTTTTGGAGTGGGACGTGGACGACCTGGTGCGGCAATACACAGCCATCGTCTCGCGTGCGATCGGGCGGCAGCTCGACTGGCAGTGCGACGATCTGGCGCTGCAAAACATCCAGGCCCGCGCGCGAGCACCGGGCGTGTGGCTGTTGGCCAATCTGCGCGGGGCGCTGTTGCTCTCGACCAGCAACCGCTCGGAAGCGGCCGTCGGTTATGCCACGATGGACGGCGACACCAGCGGCGGGCTAAGTCCGATTGCCGGCATCGACAAAGCCTTTCTGCTCCGCTGGCTGGTCTGGCTGGAGAAGCACGGCCCCGAGGGGCTGCGGCCGGTTCCGGCGTTGGCGGCCGTCAATTGCCAGGCGCCGACGGCCGAGCTGCGGCCGTTGGAACGCTGCCAGACCGACGAGCAGGACCTGATGCCTTACGCCTTGCTCGACGAGATCGAGCGGGCGGCGATCCGCGACAAGTACACGCCGCTGGAAGTTCTGTTGCGGGTGCGGACGCGGTTCACGCAATACACGATCGAGCAGCTTGGCTTGTGGGTCGAGCGTTTCTTTCGACTTTGGTGCCGCAACCAGTGGAAGCGCGAGCGTTACGCGCCGTCGTTCCATGTCGACGACGAGAACCTCGATCCAAAAACCTGGTGTCGTTTTCCGATTTTGTCCGGCGGCTACGAGCGCGAGCTGACCGAGCTGCGGGACTATGTCAAGGGCGAGCGGGAGGCGTAACTTATGCAACTCGACGACGAAGTCTGCCTCTGTTTTCACGTCACGAAGCGCAAGGTGGTGAACTTTTTGCGGGTCGAAAAACCGCGGCGGCCGGGCCAGTTGAGCGAGTGCTTCGGAGCGGGCACCGGCTGCGGCTGGTGCCGGAATTATCTCAGACGGCTGTTTGAGGAGGCGGTGCAAGGCGGCGTGACGGACGAGCACGATCCAACTCCGGAAGAATACGCCCGCCAGCGGTCGGCCTATGTCCATGCCGGACACGGCACCCCGCCGCCTGGTGCTACGCCCGTCGACGAAACAGAATAGTTCAGAAACCGTCCGTGATCCGTTCGCCACCCGCTTTCGTCGCCAGGGCCTGCAGGGTCTTGACCGGTATCGTCGAGCGCAGGCTGGAAGTGTGCCCATCGCCAAAAACGGCGGCACAAGTACCGCCGTGACGGCTGCGAATGCCTCCCTTCGTCGGCGACATGAGACCATTGCGAAGAGTGCCAAACGGCACGTCGCGAGGCTCCATCCATTGGATTCCAGCCCCGGCCGCTTCCACCACCGTGACCGTGTTGGAAGTGCCATCGCGGATCTCCTCGAATTTTGATCCGTGGTCCGCAGCCAGAATCGTTCCCGGTCCGTCGATCGCCGCATAACTCGTCTCGCCCGGCTTTGCCAGATCATCGCTGGGGCACCGACTACCCGCAATTGATCCATTTCCTCAGCGGTCCAAGGACTGTCGTCATAGTCCGGCTCAGCAAGCCGCTGGTAGGTGTCGGCCCGCAACAGTACGCATTGGTTCCCGTCTTCAACAACGCGGACGGGCAATCCGTCTCGAATCGAATTTCGCTGCTCTTCGGTCAGCTCGATCATTGCGATTTTCCTCTCGTTAGTTGCCCTGCCTCTCGCCGTTCGCTAAAGTGGCCACAAGCGCCCACCGAAATCATGCCCGCCTAATCGCACCTT
This genomic stretch from Pirellulales bacterium harbors:
- a CDS encoding cellulase family glycosylhydrolase, which produces MRTLPLSSRLLSTVAVSIGALAMSDVSPAAEPPPGPRALVDFRDQQAVTLRPAQAKAEIKRNGAGPVLEVTTDADAAYPGIYIEPREGKWNLSGFDGVEMDVRNPQDVSVRVLLSVNNPGADGRNHCNVESATAPPHGKATVVVPFGVWHGDPGHPLDLKNIVSFEVLLDRPGRAYHFFVETIRAVRFDAQSQEYESDPFFVQLKPVFGRGVNLGNALEAPHEGEWGVTLKEAYFEAIRRAGFDSVRIPVRWSNHAQQAAPFRIEAEFARRVDWAIEQSLRRGLRAIVNIHHYDEIMKLPDAHRERFLALWRQIAERYRDQPPELAFELLNEPIEKLTAEKWNRLAAEAIGVIRGSNPRRQIVVGPVGANSIKELPLLELPPDDRQLVVTVHYYSPFHFTHQGATWAGPQAQEWLGTKWTGTKEEQTAIRRDLNAAIAYGVKHRLPVFLGEFGAYGKADLDSRARWSRFVADEALKRKIGFAYWEFCSGFGVYDPHREAWIGPLKDALLSSAGQ
- the nadE gene encoding NAD(+) synthase, with the protein product MKLIKVSAAVLNQTPLDWEGNKARILAALEAARSAGVSLVCLPELCITGYGCEDAFLSPGLQSMALRVLGEIVPQTRGMIVSIGLPLLYHHGLFDVACLAADGQILGFTAKRFLAGDGIHYEPRWFKPWPAGHRGQVSVLGRDYPLGDIHYNCGGLKIGFEICEDAWVANRPGSELALRGVDVIFNPSASHFAFGKAEIRHRFVLEGSRAFGVSYLYSNLLGNEAGRAIYDGGALIASGGKLLAAGPRFSFADFQLTNALIDVDATRMAQSRTGSFSPSVESEVDCVRAAFDFPTLVPEVEAATVAGWEKGPHVKEEEFACAISLGLFDYLRKSRSCGYVVSLSGGVDSATVACLAAMGVEFGVRELGLDGLLRKLPYLPRGREVRSAADLVRVLLACVYQSTCNSSQATRDAARGVAEAIGAEFLEWDVDDLVRQYTAIVSRAIGRQLDWQCDDLALQNIQARARAPGVWLLANLRGALLLSTSNRSEAAVGYATMDGDTSGGLSPIAGIDKAFLLRWLVWLEKHGPEGLRPVPALAAVNCQAPTAELRPLERCQTDEQDLMPYALLDEIERAAIRDKYTPLEVLLRVRTRFTQYTIEQLGLWVERFFRLWCRNQWKRERYAPSFHVDDENLDPKTWCRFPILSGGYERELTELRDYVKGEREA
- a CDS encoding helix-turn-helix domain-containing protein; translation: MKIERTPEQKARIEAIRAQAQRDKPTLEQLVASGEYSDPVPLEDYVELLQTISALRKAREDAGLSLADVAERTGMDRGAISKLETGVHGNPTMTTLQRYAGAVGKQIVVKLIDLPSDPLPVLH
- a CDS encoding (2Fe-2S)-binding protein; amino-acid sequence: MQLDDEVCLCFHVTKRKVVNFLRVEKPRRPGQLSECFGAGTGCGWCRNYLRRLFEEAVQGGVTDEHDPTPEEYARQRSAYVHAGHGTPPPGATPVDETE